GGCGTCCGGGTGACGAGCTGCGCGCGGTGCTGCCCGAGCTGCCCGGCCTCATGGCGGCCTCGGACCGGCGGACCCGGGACGTCGAACGGGCCGTGGTGGACGCCACCGAGGCGACGCTGCTGGCCGGCCGGGTGGGCGAGGTGTTCGACGCGGTGGTGCTGGACTCCGACGGCAAGCGCTCCACCGTCGTGCTGCCCGACCTCGCCGTGCAGGCCCGCTGCGACGGCGCACTGACCCCTGGTGAGGTGGCGCGGGTGCGGCTCACCGCTGCCGACCCGGCCACCCGCACGGTGCGCTTCGAGGCCGCGTGAGCCCGGCCCGCCCCCGCAAGAAGGCCCCGGCCCCGGTGGCCGCACCGTTCACCGACTACCGCGACGAGCTGATCGCCGTCGGGGACCGGGTCCGCATCGCCCCGACCCGCACCCGCCGGGGGGTGCCCGCCTACCTCGGCGGCGAGGTCGGCGTGATCGCCTCGCTGGGCCGCTCGAAGGTCACCGTCGTGCTCGACCGCTACCCCGACCGGCCCTGGGTCGTGCCCCCGGACGTGCTCGGCAAGGTGCGGCTGGGAGGCTCCCCGGCATGAGCACCCCGCACCTGGCCGCCCGGCTGCAGGGCTTCGGGACGACGGTCTTCGCCGAGATGAGCGCCCTGGCCGTGGCCACCGGCTCGGTGAACCTGGGCCAGGGCTTCCCGGACACCCCCGGCCCGCCGGAGGTGCTCGACGTCGCCCGCGCCGCGATCGGCACCGGCCTGGACCAGTACCCGCCGGGCCCCGGCCTGCCGGTGCTGCGCGAGGCGATCGCCGCCCACGTGCAGCGATTCCGGGGCCTCGCCTACGACGCCGACACCGAGGTGCTGGTCACCGCCGGGGCCACCGAGGCCCTGGCCGGGGCGATGCTGGGGCTGCTGGACCCCGGCGACGAGGTGGTCGTCTTCGAGCCGGTCTACGACAGCTACGCCGCCGGGATCGCGATGGCCGGGGGCGTCCTCGTGCCCGTCCCGCTCCGCCCGCCCGCGGTGGTCGACGGGGTCAGCACCGATCCGTGGACCTTCGACGAGGCCGAGCTGCGCGCCGCGGTCGGCCCGCGCACCAAGCTGCTGCTGCTCAACACCCCGCACAACCCGACGGGCAAGGTGTTCGACCGCACCGAGCTGCAGCTGGTCGCCGACCTCGCGGTCGAGCACGACCTGGTCGTGGTCTGCGACGAGGTCTACGAGCACCTGGTCTTCGCCGGCAGCGAGCACGTCTCCCTGGCCACCCTGCCCGGGATGCGTGAGCGCACCCTGCTGGTCTCCAGCGGCGGCAAGACCTTCTCCACCACCGGCTGGAAGGTCGGCTGGGTGTGCGGCCCGGCCGAGCTCGTCACCTGCGTGCGGACGGCGAAGCAGTTCCTCACCTACGTCAACGCCGGCCCGTTCCAGCCGGCCATCGCCGCCGGGCTCGGTCTGCCCGACGCGTTCTTCACCGCGCTGGCCGCCGACCTCGAGGGCAAGCGGGACCTCTTGGTCGCCGGGCTCGCCGCGGCCGGCCTGCCGGTGGTGAGTCCGCAGGCCACCTACTTCGCCACCGTCCGGGTCCCCGGCGACGGGCTGGAGTTCTGCCGGGAGCTCCCGCACCGGGTGGGGGTGGTCGCCGTCCCCAGCTCGGCGTTCTACACCCGCGAGCACGCCGACCTGGGCCGGCACCTGGTCCGGTTCGCGTTCTGCAAGCGCGACGAGGTCCTCCTCGAGGCCACCCGGAGGCTGAGCGCATGAGGAGGCCCGCATGAGGATCGCCGCCGTCCAGCACGACGTCGTCTGGGAGGACCGGGAGGCCAACCACGCCCGGCTCGCCCCGCAGGTCGCGCACGCCGTCGGGGCCGGGGCCGACCTGGTGCTGCTGAGCGAGACGTTCTCCACCGGGTTCTCGATGACCCCGGGCATCGGGGAGCCCGAGGGTGGCTCGTCGGCGCAGTGGCTCCAGGCGCAGGCCGCCGAGCACGGCGTGTGGGTCGGCGGCTCGTGCGCGGAGGTCGCCGAGGACGACCCGCGGCCGTTCAACTCCTTCGTCCTGGCCGGCCCGGACGGCGAGGTGCACCGCTACCGCAAGCTGCACCCGTTCACCTTCGCCGGCGAGCACGAGCGCTACCGGGCCGGGGCGGAGCCGGTCACCGTGACGGTCGGCGGCCTGCGGATCAGCCTGTTCGTCTGCTACGACCTGCGCTTCGCCGACGAGTTCTGGGCGCTGGCGCCGGACACCGACGTCTACCTGGTGCCGGCCAACTGGCCCGCCGCCCGCCGGCTGCACTGGCAGACGCTGCTGCAGGCCCGGGCGATCGAGAACCAGGCCTACGTGGTCGGCTGCAACCGGGTGGGGACGGCGGGCGACGGCACCGA
This sequence is a window from Geodermatophilaceae bacterium NBWT11. Protein-coding genes within it:
- a CDS encoding pyridoxal phosphate-dependent aminotransferase, with the translated sequence MSTPHLAARLQGFGTTVFAEMSALAVATGSVNLGQGFPDTPGPPEVLDVARAAIGTGLDQYPPGPGLPVLREAIAAHVQRFRGLAYDADTEVLVTAGATEALAGAMLGLLDPGDEVVVFEPVYDSYAAGIAMAGGVLVPVPLRPPAVVDGVSTDPWTFDEAELRAAVGPRTKLLLLNTPHNPTGKVFDRTELQLVADLAVEHDLVVVCDEVYEHLVFAGSEHVSLATLPGMRERTLLVSSGGKTFSTTGWKVGWVCGPAELVTCVRTAKQFLTYVNAGPFQPAIAAGLGLPDAFFTALAADLEGKRDLLVAGLAAAGLPVVSPQATYFATVRVPGDGLEFCRELPHRVGVVAVPSSAFYTREHADLGRHLVRFAFCKRDEVLLEATRRLSA
- a CDS encoding carbon-nitrogen family hydrolase, encoding MRIAAVQHDVVWEDREANHARLAPQVAHAVGAGADLVLLSETFSTGFSMTPGIGEPEGGSSAQWLQAQAAEHGVWVGGSCAEVAEDDPRPFNSFVLAGPDGEVHRYRKLHPFTFAGEHERYRAGAEPVTVTVGGLRISLFVCYDLRFADEFWALAPDTDVYLVPANWPAARRLHWQTLLQARAIENQAYVVGCNRVGTAGDGTEHVGDSRIVSPLGELLATAAEGETILLADVDAAEVARVRDRFRFMADRR